A genomic region of Rhodohalobacter sp. SW132 contains the following coding sequences:
- a CDS encoding fasciclin domain-containing protein: MKRNLYKRLLLFAGIPLLIMTFITACGDDSPSGVEPPVEEDLNIVETAEEAGNFTTLLSVATDLGLADVLATEELTVFAPTDDAFASLPDGLLDELSDDQLTEILLYHVLAGAVMSSQIDAQQDAETEQGERILLQSNGGVTINGTSTVISADIQATNGVIHAVDEVLLPAEFREPGIIEEAQAAGEFSILLDAIEDAGLTTTLQFLGPFTVFAPSDDAFNDLGLDVVDGLSDEQLADILTYHVLDGEVASGDLQPTQTVTALNSGELFITADNGDVTVNGTSGVFLADVAARNGTIHAVDQVLLPDAYGNVVDNAIKRYDLTTLVDLVVAQDLAGTLSDENEEFTVFAPTNDAFEEISDVVGGLNDEQVTNTLLYHVVNAAVESGDLESTQTVVTLNDGEEILIEVSDGIVTINGESTVQVADVVGTNGVIHIIDTVLIPEELGGGIPADEADATITINNVGSSAWVIDEIEGDGASAELEEENTPLTLEAERRYTIVNLGAEDHPLQLRDADGTVLISAQGDGEIHNYEPANVVVNDEDGSITFTLTGGLAEAIATYNCTPHAAMEGDIIVN, translated from the coding sequence ATGAAGCGTAATCTATATAAACGCCTGTTACTATTCGCAGGAATTCCACTACTTATCATGACTTTTATTACCGCTTGCGGTGATGATTCACCGTCAGGCGTGGAACCCCCTGTAGAAGAAGATTTGAATATAGTTGAAACCGCTGAAGAAGCGGGTAACTTTACCACCCTCCTCTCCGTAGCAACCGATCTTGGACTTGCCGATGTTTTGGCAACAGAAGAATTAACGGTATTTGCTCCAACCGATGATGCATTTGCCAGCCTGCCAGACGGCCTGCTTGATGAACTATCAGATGATCAGTTAACTGAAATACTCCTCTACCACGTACTTGCCGGGGCTGTTATGTCGTCGCAAATCGATGCACAGCAAGATGCGGAAACGGAGCAGGGAGAACGAATTCTGCTGCAATCAAATGGCGGAGTGACAATTAATGGAACATCCACCGTAATCAGTGCGGATATTCAGGCTACCAACGGGGTGATCCATGCAGTTGATGAAGTTCTGCTTCCGGCTGAATTCAGAGAACCCGGAATTATTGAAGAAGCCCAGGCTGCAGGTGAATTTTCCATCCTGTTAGACGCAATTGAAGATGCAGGCCTTACCACAACCCTTCAGTTCCTCGGGCCATTTACTGTGTTTGCACCGTCAGATGATGCTTTTAATGATCTCGGGCTCGATGTAGTTGACGGACTGAGTGACGAACAACTTGCTGATATACTCACGTACCATGTACTTGATGGTGAAGTTGCCTCAGGCGATTTACAACCCACACAAACTGTTACCGCGTTGAATAGCGGTGAACTTTTCATCACAGCCGATAATGGCGATGTGACAGTGAACGGTACTTCCGGAGTATTTCTGGCGGATGTAGCTGCCAGAAATGGAACTATCCATGCCGTTGACCAGGTACTTCTCCCGGATGCGTATGGAAATGTGGTTGATAACGCGATTAAACGATACGATCTGACCACACTTGTGGACCTCGTTGTAGCGCAGGATCTGGCCGGTACTCTTTCTGATGAAAATGAAGAGTTTACCGTTTTTGCTCCCACAAATGATGCTTTTGAAGAGATCAGCGATGTGGTTGGCGGTCTAAACGACGAACAGGTTACAAATACACTTCTCTATCATGTTGTCAATGCAGCTGTAGAGTCCGGTGATCTTGAATCAACCCAAACTGTTGTGACGCTTAACGACGGCGAGGAGATTTTGATTGAAGTTTCTGACGGAATAGTCACGATAAATGGCGAATCTACCGTTCAGGTAGCAGATGTAGTTGGAACCAATGGTGTGATTCACATTATTGATACCGTTCTGATTCCGGAAGAACTTGGTGGAGGAATTCCTGCCGATGAAGCAGATGCAACGATCACGATTAACAACGTTGGATCCAGCGCATGGGTAATCGACGAGATTGAAGGTGATGGCGCTTCTGCTGAACTTGAAGAGGAAAATACACCGCTAACACTCGAAGCTGAACGCAGATATACGATTGTAAATCTTGGGGCTGAAGACCATCCGCTCCAGTTGCGAGATGCCGATGGCACCGTACTGATTTCTGCTCAGGGTGATGGAGAAATTCATAACTATGAACCGGCCAACGTAGTCGTAAATGATGAGGACGGGTCAATAACCTTCACCTTAACGGGCGGACTGGCCGAAGCTATTGCAACATACAACTGCACTCCGCACGCTGCAATGGAAGGCGATATAATTGTGAACTGA